In a single window of the Astyanax mexicanus isolate ESR-SI-001 unplaced genomic scaffold, AstMex3_surface scaffold_34, whole genome shotgun sequence genome:
- the LOC125790079 gene encoding E3 ubiquitin-protein ligase RING2-A-like codes for MANPLSIQMPSKSWELSLYELHRTPQEAIVDSTEIAVSPRSLHSELMCPICLDMLKNTMTTKECLHRFCSDCIVTALRSGNKECPTCRKKLVSKRSLRRDPNFDALISKIYPSRDEYEAHQDRVLEQLSRLHNKTALSTSIEEGLRMQALHKPQRVRKPQQESDNTTLSGGEDNADSRSHVSHDSAPSHMNSAPSSHTPEAGPSRSKRRRGSDESEAEAGTPRPPGQSSASEIELVFHPHPLLTDTENYSQTRYVKTTANATVDHLSKYLALRIALEQQQQQQQDTPPRTQRPEEEEEAGPREEGGGRSLQNISEKQYTIYITTAEGQFSTLNGSLTLELVNEKYWKVTKPLELYYAPTKEQQQQQDPPKSPPTGPSQP; via the exons ATGGCAAATCCGCTCAGTATTCAGATGCCCAGTAAGAGCTGGGAGCTGAGTTTATATGAGCTACACCGAACTCCTCAG GAGGCGATAGTGGACAGTACAGAGATCGCTGTGTCCCCCCGGAGTCTCCACAGTGAACTGATGTGCCCCATCTGCCTCGACATGCTGAAGAACACCATGACCACCAAAGAGTGCCTCCACCGCTTCTGCTCCGACTGTATCGTTACTGCTCTCAGATCAGG TAATAAGGAATGTCCCACCTGTAGGAAAAAGCTGGTATCGAAGCGTTCTCTCAGGAGGGATCCGAACTTCGACGCTCTGATCTCTAAGATCTACCCGAGTCGAGACGAGTACGAGGCTCATCAGGACCGGGTCCTGGAGCAGCTCAGCCGCCTGCACAACAAGACCGCCCTCAGCACCAGCATCGAGGAGGGGCTCCGCATGCAGGCCTTACACAA gccgCAGCGAGTACGGAAGCCGCAGCAGGAGAGTGATAACACCACCTTAAGCGGAGGAGAAGATAACGCAGACTCCCGATCACACGTCTCACACGACTCCGCCCCCTCACACATGAACTCCGCCCCCTCCAGCCACACCCCCGAGGCGGGGCCGAGTCGCAGCAAGAGGCGGCGAGGGTCCGACGAATCCGAGGCCGAGGCAGGGACCCCCCGCCCCCCGGGCCAAAGCTCCGCCTCCGAGATAGAGCTGGTGTTCCACCCACACCCCCTACTGACCGACACGGAGAACTACAGCCAGACCAG GTACGTAAAGACCACCGCTAACGCTACAGTGGACCACCTGTCCAAATACCTGGCCCTGCGCATCGccctggagcagcagcagcagcagcagcaggacacgCCCCCTCGCACACAGCggccagaggaggaggaggaggcggggccgagggaggagggaggggggcGGAGCCTGCAGAACATCAGCGAGAAACAGTACACCATCTACATCACCACCGCCGAGGGACAGTTCTcc ACGCTGAACGGCTCTCTGACGCTGGAGCTGGTGAATGAGAAGTACTGGAAGGTGACCAAACCTCTGGAGCTTTATTACGCCCCCACcaaagaacagcagcagcagcaggacccTCCCAAATCCCCCCCGACCGGACCCTCTCAACCCTGA
- the LOC111196404 gene encoding 40S ribosomal protein S18, producing MSLVIPEKFQHILRVLNTNIDGRRKIAFAITAIKGVGRRYAHVVLRKADIDLNKRAGELTEDEVERVVTIMQNPRQYKIPDWFLNRQKDIKDGKYSQVLANGLDNKLREDLERLKKIRAHRGLRHFWGLRVRGQHTKTTGRRGRTVGVSKKK from the exons ATG tCTCTCGTGATCCCCGAGAAGTTCCAGCACATTCTTCGTGTTCTGAACACGAACATCGATGGTAGGAGGAAGATCGCCTTCGCCATCACCGCAATCAAG GGTGTTGGTAGGCGATATGCCCACGTCGTCCTGAGGAAGGCAGACATCGACCTCAACAAGAGGGCTGGAGAGCTCACTGAAGACGAG GTTGAGCGGGTGGTGACCATTATGCAGAATCCTCGCCAGTACAAAATCCCAGACTGGTTCCTGAACAGGCAGAAGGACATTAAAGATGGCAAATACAGCCAG GTCCTGGCCAACGGTCTGGATAATAAGCTGAGAGAAGATCTGGAGAGGCTGAAGAAGATCAGGGCTCATCGTGGTCTCAGACACTTCTGGGG tCTGCGTGTGCGCGGTCAGCACACCAAGACCACCGGTCGTCGTGGACGTACCGTCGGTGTgtccaagaagaagtaa